The Burkholderia contaminans genome has a segment encoding these proteins:
- a CDS encoding cation diffusion facilitator family transporter encodes MTRPSGHDHHHDDHGEHAHHQDSHGHHHHNHAPPAGFDSAFAIGSALNAGFVVAEVVYGLAAHSIALLADAAHNLGDVLGLLLAWFAAWLGRRKPTHSRTYGYSRSSILASLTNAVVLLVGVGGISVEAIRRLTSGLANDQVGGRTVMIVAAIGILINGATALLFARGRAGDLNIKGAFLHMAADAAVSAGVVISGLVIMMTGWSLLDPIVSLGIAALILFSTWGLLRDSVNLALDKVPEAVDAAKVQAFLASMPGVQDVHDLHIWPLSTTETALTVHLVRPGGGIDDAFVQSACEELRTRFSINHATFQIEAGDPSHPCLLAPAHVV; translated from the coding sequence CCCGCCGGGTTCGATAGCGCGTTCGCGATCGGCTCAGCGCTCAATGCCGGTTTCGTGGTGGCAGAGGTTGTATATGGTCTCGCGGCGCACTCCATCGCTTTGCTCGCAGACGCCGCACACAACCTTGGCGATGTCCTTGGACTCCTGCTGGCCTGGTTCGCGGCATGGCTTGGACGGCGAAAACCAACGCATAGTCGCACCTACGGATACAGCAGAAGCTCGATCCTCGCGTCGTTGACCAACGCGGTTGTACTGCTGGTCGGCGTTGGCGGCATTTCCGTGGAGGCGATCCGGCGACTGACTTCGGGGCTGGCTAACGACCAGGTCGGCGGCAGAACCGTCATGATCGTCGCTGCAATCGGCATCCTGATCAATGGCGCAACGGCGCTGTTATTTGCCCGCGGACGTGCGGGCGATCTGAACATCAAAGGAGCGTTCCTGCATATGGCTGCGGACGCCGCCGTCTCCGCCGGAGTCGTGATCTCGGGACTCGTCATCATGATGACCGGTTGGTCCCTGCTCGATCCGATTGTCAGCCTCGGCATCGCGGCGCTGATTCTGTTTTCAACATGGGGACTGCTGCGCGACAGCGTCAATCTGGCGCTCGATAAAGTACCGGAAGCGGTAGATGCAGCGAAGGTACAGGCCTTTCTCGCTTCTATGCCTGGCGTGCAGGACGTTCATGATCTCCACATCTGGCCGCTGAGCACGACAGAGACTGCGTTGACAGTACATCTGGTACGACCCGGGGGCGGCATCGATGATGCGTTTGTTCAGTCAGCCTGCGAGGAACTACGCACGCGCTTCTCCATCAATCACGCTACGTTTCAGATCGAGGCCGGTGATCCGTCGCATCCGTGCCTTCTGGCTCCCGCACACGTTGTGTAG